One genomic segment of Amycolatopsis sp. Hca4 includes these proteins:
- a CDS encoding HhH-GPD-type base excision DNA repair protein → MLRELHLTGDPAADKLLNDDPFALLVGMLLDQQYPMEHAFMGPRKIADRMDGFSLAKIAATDVEEFVELCVVPPAIHRYGGSMARRVHALAQHIIENYDGRTDGMWLDGRPKPDGPEVLKRLRALPGFGEQKAKIFLALLGKQRGVQPKGWREAAGSYGDRGSRRSIADVTSAETLAQVRAFKKAAKAATKAG, encoded by the coding sequence ATGCTGCGCGAACTGCACCTGACCGGCGACCCGGCGGCCGACAAGCTGCTGAACGACGACCCGTTCGCCCTGCTCGTCGGGATGCTCCTGGACCAGCAGTACCCGATGGAGCACGCCTTCATGGGCCCCCGGAAGATCGCCGACCGGATGGACGGCTTCTCCCTGGCGAAGATCGCCGCGACGGATGTCGAAGAGTTCGTCGAGCTGTGCGTGGTGCCACCGGCGATCCACCGCTACGGCGGCTCGATGGCCCGCCGCGTCCACGCGCTCGCCCAGCACATCATCGAGAACTACGACGGCCGCACCGACGGCATGTGGCTCGACGGCCGCCCGAAGCCGGACGGTCCCGAGGTGCTGAAGCGGCTTCGGGCGTTGCCGGGGTTCGGGGAGCAGAAGGCCAAGATCTTCCTGGCGCTGCTGGGAAAGCAGCGCGGCGTCCAGCCGAAGGGCTGGCGCGAGGCGGCCGGTTCGTACGGCGACCGGGGGTCACGGCGGTCCATCGCCGACGTCACCAGCGCCGAGACGCTCGCGCAGGTGCGCGCGTTCAAGAAGGCCGCCAAGGCCGCGACGAAGGCCGGCTAG
- a CDS encoding SH3 domain-containing protein codes for MSKKTLLILGALVLIVIVYVNSNKQASGASATGCKVTVTADVLNARESADGNAKVVGKYLRDAQFDALPGVQNGFRKVADNKWVAAEFTQPVAGSAC; via the coding sequence ATGTCGAAGAAGACTCTGCTCATCTTGGGCGCGCTCGTCCTGATCGTCATCGTGTACGTGAACTCGAACAAACAGGCTTCGGGGGCTTCGGCCACCGGCTGCAAGGTGACCGTGACCGCGGACGTGCTGAACGCCCGCGAGTCGGCCGACGGCAACGCGAAGGTCGTCGGCAAGTACCTGCGTGACGCCCAGTTCGACGCGCTGCCGGGCGTCCAGAACGGCTTCCGGAAGGTGGCCGACAACAAGTGGGTGGCGGCCGAGTTCACCCAGCCTGTCGCCGGCTCCGCCTGCTGA
- a CDS encoding permease, protein MIAGHFGLAAAVKAGRPAIPVWTLMLATAWLDVVFVPLYLSGIETVDGAGYGGGVIHADYTHSLVGALVLAALFGAVASKWLGREAGLVLGGVVFSHWLLDLVVHRADLPILPGNAGDLPVFGFGLWRLPAVSAVVELLVLAIGIGLYWRAAAKRDPKRARTLGLSAAAFGVVTLAADLLGV, encoded by the coding sequence ATGATCGCCGGGCACTTCGGGCTGGCCGCCGCCGTCAAGGCGGGCCGTCCGGCCATCCCCGTCTGGACGCTCATGCTCGCCACCGCCTGGCTCGACGTCGTCTTCGTCCCGCTCTACCTCAGCGGGATCGAGACGGTCGACGGCGCGGGCTACGGCGGCGGCGTCATCCACGCCGACTACACGCACTCGCTGGTCGGCGCGCTCGTGCTCGCCGCGCTCTTCGGCGCCGTCGCGAGCAAGTGGCTCGGCCGCGAAGCCGGGCTCGTCCTCGGCGGGGTCGTCTTCTCGCACTGGCTGCTCGACCTCGTCGTGCACCGCGCCGACCTGCCGATCCTGCCCGGCAACGCCGGTGACCTGCCCGTGTTCGGCTTCGGGCTGTGGCGGCTGCCCGCCGTCTCGGCCGTCGTCGAGCTGCTGGTGCTCGCGATCGGCATCGGCCTCTACTGGCGCGCCGCCGCGAAACGCGATCCGAAGCGCGCCCGGACGCTCGGCCTCTCGGCCGCGGCCTTCGGCGTCGTCACGCTCGCGGCCGACCTGCTCGGCGTCTGA
- a CDS encoding helix-turn-helix transcriptional regulator, translating to MAKTDTLPPIAHPAREEITVEGVLRALADPVRLAIVRQLAGTDQEIACGGLTVPVTKSTLTHHLSILRQAGVVAGRQEGTTRFNSLRRNDLDALFPGLLNGVLAAPR from the coding sequence ATGGCCAAGACCGACACCCTGCCCCCGATCGCCCACCCGGCCCGGGAGGAGATCACCGTCGAAGGCGTGCTCCGCGCCCTCGCCGACCCGGTGCGGCTGGCCATCGTCCGGCAGCTGGCGGGCACCGATCAGGAGATCGCGTGCGGCGGGCTCACCGTGCCGGTGACGAAGTCCACACTCACCCACCACCTGAGCATCCTGCGCCAGGCCGGCGTCGTGGCCGGCCGCCAGGAGGGCACCACGCGGTTCAACTCGTTGCGGCGCAACGATCTTGACGCCCTGTTCCCGGGCCTGTTGAACGGCGTGCTGGCCGCTCCGCGCTGA
- a CDS encoding exodeoxyribonuclease III, protein MQRVLTVSTVNVNGLRAAAKKGFVEWLAATKADVVACQEVRAEAGQLPAAVVEPDGWFSVHAPSAVKGRNGVAVYSRVEPEEVRVGFGEPEFEDSGRYLEVHLPNVVVASLYLPSGDVGTERQDEKERFMAAFLPYLVELRAKAAAAGREAVVVGDWNIAYDTVDLKNWRGNRKNSGFLPEERAWLGRVYTEAGFTDVQRRLDPEGPGPYTWWSYRGQAFDNDSGWRIDCQLATPGLAEKVVDVVVERAAAYDQRWSDHAPVTATYDIDFPR, encoded by the coding sequence GTGCAACGCGTGCTGACCGTCTCCACCGTGAACGTCAACGGCCTCCGCGCCGCCGCCAAAAAGGGCTTCGTCGAGTGGCTCGCCGCCACGAAGGCCGACGTCGTCGCCTGCCAGGAGGTGCGGGCCGAAGCCGGCCAGCTTCCGGCCGCCGTCGTCGAACCCGATGGGTGGTTCTCCGTGCACGCCCCCTCGGCCGTCAAGGGCCGCAACGGCGTCGCCGTTTACAGCCGCGTCGAGCCCGAAGAGGTGCGGGTCGGCTTCGGCGAGCCCGAATTCGAAGACAGCGGGCGGTACCTCGAGGTGCACCTGCCGAACGTCGTCGTCGCGAGCCTCTACCTGCCCAGCGGGGACGTCGGCACCGAGCGCCAGGACGAGAAGGAGCGCTTCATGGCCGCGTTCCTGCCCTACCTCGTCGAGCTGCGGGCGAAGGCCGCCGCGGCCGGGCGGGAAGCCGTCGTCGTCGGTGACTGGAACATCGCCTACGACACCGTCGACCTCAAGAACTGGCGCGGCAACCGCAAGAACTCCGGCTTCCTGCCCGAGGAACGCGCCTGGCTCGGCCGCGTCTACACCGAGGCCGGCTTCACCGACGTCCAGCGCCGCCTCGATCCCGAAGGCCCCGGCCCGTACACCTGGTGGTCCTACCGCGGCCAGGCCTTCGACAACGACTCCGGCTGGCGCATCGACTGCCAGCTCGCGACGCCGGGGCTCGCCGAGAAGGTCGTCGACGTCGTGGTCGAGCGGGCGGCCGCGTACGACCAGCGCTGGTCCGACCACGCGCCGGTCACCGCGACCTACGACATCGACTTCCCGCGCTGA
- a CDS encoding DUF2203 domain-containing protein yields MGLFTVAEARDELARLRPVLDELVRVRADAAELAASLRPGGRATELGGLPEWKAAQARLDDLMTTVQRTGAELKGFAPLLVDFPAELDGTDVLLCWLEGDRDLGWYHRADLGFAGRRPLKTAGGPG; encoded by the coding sequence ATGGGACTGTTCACCGTCGCCGAGGCCCGCGACGAACTGGCGCGGCTGCGGCCGGTCCTCGACGAACTGGTGCGCGTCCGCGCCGACGCCGCCGAGCTCGCGGCGTCGCTGCGGCCGGGTGGGCGGGCGACCGAGCTGGGCGGGCTGCCCGAGTGGAAGGCCGCCCAGGCCCGCCTCGACGACCTGATGACGACGGTCCAGCGCACCGGCGCCGAGCTCAAGGGGTTCGCGCCGCTGCTGGTCGACTTCCCGGCCGAGCTGGACGGCACCGACGTGCTGCTGTGCTGGCTCGAAGGCGACCGGGACCTGGGCTGGTACCACCGCGCCGACCTCGGGTTCGCCGGCCGCCGGCCGCTGAAAACCGCTGGTGGCCCCGGCTAG
- a CDS encoding IS481 family transposase → MTHANAPLTPAGRLRLARCVVDEGWPLRRAAERFQVSVATAQRWAARYRIDGQAGMTDRSSRPRTSPNRTPTRTERRIIKVRVLRRWGPARIAFLLHLVPSTVHRVLTRYRLARLSHLDRATGRPVRRYEHSAPGELVHVDIKKLGNIPDGGGHRIHGRQAGDVHKRASTTLRRHNKPVIGYSYLHNAVDDHSRLAYSEILPDERKDTATAFWTRAHAFFAAHGITVKRVLTDNGACYRSRPWHETLTAAGITHKRTRPYRPQTNGKVERFNRTLLEEWAYARPYQRETERREAFPHWLHTYNYHRGHTALAGQPPASRVPNLTGHYN, encoded by the coding sequence GTGACCCACGCTAACGCACCCCTGACCCCGGCCGGCAGGCTGCGCCTGGCCCGCTGCGTCGTGGACGAAGGCTGGCCGTTGCGGCGAGCCGCAGAGCGATTCCAGGTCTCGGTGGCCACCGCGCAGCGGTGGGCCGCCCGCTATCGCATCGACGGACAGGCCGGCATGACCGACCGGTCCAGCAGGCCGCGGACCAGCCCGAACCGGACACCGACCCGCACCGAACGGCGGATCATCAAAGTCCGCGTGCTGCGGCGGTGGGGGCCGGCGCGGATCGCCTTCCTGCTGCACCTGGTGCCTTCCACGGTGCATCGGGTGCTGACCCGCTACCGGCTGGCCCGCCTGTCGCATCTGGACCGGGCCACCGGCCGGCCGGTCCGCCGCTACGAGCACTCCGCGCCAGGCGAGCTGGTGCACGTGGACATCAAGAAGCTGGGCAACATCCCCGACGGCGGCGGACACCGCATCCACGGACGACAGGCCGGTGACGTGCACAAACGTGCCAGCACGACGCTGCGCCGCCACAACAAGCCCGTCATCGGCTACAGCTACCTGCACAACGCCGTGGACGACCACTCACGCCTAGCCTACAGCGAGATCCTGCCCGACGAACGCAAGGACACCGCAACCGCGTTCTGGACCCGGGCCCACGCCTTCTTCGCCGCCCACGGCATCACCGTCAAGCGCGTCCTCACCGACAACGGTGCCTGCTACCGATCACGACCCTGGCACGAGACCCTGACCGCAGCCGGGATCACCCACAAACGCACCCGCCCCTACCGGCCACAAACCAACGGAAAGGTCGAACGCTTCAACCGAACCCTGCTCGAGGAATGGGCCTACGCCCGTCCCTACCAACGCGAAACCGAACGCCGCGAAGCGTTCCCGCACTGGCTGCACACCTACAACTACCATCGCGGCCACACCGCACTCGCAGGCCAACCACCCGCCAGCCGCGTCCCCAACCTCACAGGGCACTACAACTAG
- a CDS encoding class I SAM-dependent methyltransferase, producing MSDESRAAFFDGTAEHYDDDTFHASVAAALVEPLPPAPDLVLDVATGTGFAAYAALQLKPARVLAVDLSPAMVARAEAKAPAQDPDGRIEWRVGPAVPMPAEDHSADVVLCASSLHFLGAVAFADWLRVLKPGGRLAFSVVSGARFKPSGPFAEFVPKDLTFPLDEAGAAALAKDFVDVSAQTFTADDGERVRSVFVVHATAP from the coding sequence GTGAGCGACGAATCCCGTGCCGCGTTCTTCGACGGCACAGCCGAGCACTACGACGACGACACCTTCCACGCCTCCGTGGCCGCCGCGCTGGTCGAGCCGCTCCCGCCCGCCCCCGACCTGGTGCTGGACGTCGCCACGGGAACCGGCTTCGCGGCGTACGCGGCGTTGCAGCTGAAGCCCGCGCGCGTGCTGGCGGTCGACCTGTCGCCGGCCATGGTCGCGCGGGCCGAGGCGAAGGCACCCGCGCAGGACCCGGACGGGCGGATCGAGTGGCGCGTCGGACCGGCGGTGCCGATGCCGGCCGAGGACCACTCGGCCGACGTCGTGCTGTGCGCGTCCTCGCTGCACTTCCTGGGCGCGGTGGCGTTCGCCGACTGGCTGCGGGTGCTCAAACCGGGCGGGCGGCTGGCGTTCTCGGTGGTGTCCGGGGCGCGGTTCAAGCCGTCCGGGCCGTTCGCCGAGTTCGTGCCGAAGGACCTGACGTTCCCGCTCGACGAGGCCGGGGCCGCCGCGCTGGCGAAGGACTTCGTGGACGTCTCGGCGCAGACGTTCACCGCCGACGACGGCGAGCGCGTCCGAAGCGTCTTCGTGGTGCACGCGACGGCCCCGTGA
- a CDS encoding TetR/AcrR family transcriptional regulator, whose translation MSPRAGLTTDAVVDLAVTIIDESGPETLTLAKVAERAGVAAPSLYKHVKNLADLRRLIDLRVVREMAETLRAAATGREGGDAVGAIADAYRRYLQDHPHRSHALVTAPDESDVELSRATHAVAEVVFAVLRPFGFDHAQAVHGTRCLRAAVQGFAGLEASGGFGRPEDVDQSFEVLKTMLVQGLTAYARKAEE comes from the coding sequence ATGTCCCCTAGAGCCGGCCTGACCACCGACGCCGTGGTCGACCTGGCCGTCACGATCATCGACGAGTCCGGTCCCGAAACCCTCACCCTCGCCAAGGTCGCCGAACGCGCCGGGGTGGCCGCGCCCTCGCTCTACAAGCACGTCAAGAACCTCGCCGACCTGCGGAGGCTCATCGATCTGCGGGTAGTCCGGGAAATGGCCGAAACCCTCCGCGCCGCCGCCACCGGGCGGGAAGGCGGCGACGCGGTCGGGGCCATCGCCGACGCCTACCGCCGCTACCTGCAGGACCACCCGCACCGCAGCCACGCCCTCGTCACCGCTCCCGACGAATCCGACGTCGAACTCAGCCGGGCCACGCACGCCGTTGCCGAGGTCGTCTTCGCCGTTCTGCGGCCGTTCGGCTTCGACCACGCCCAAGCCGTGCACGGCACGCGGTGCCTCCGGGCCGCTGTCCAGGGCTTTGCCGGGCTCGAAGCGTCCGGCGGGTTCGGCCGGCCGGAAGACGTCGACCAAAGCTTCGAAGTCCTGAAGACCATGCTGGTCCAAGGCCTCACGGCCTACGCACGGAAAGCAGAAGAATGA
- a CDS encoding AraC family transcriptional regulator — protein MADVAAWRPAVPGIAEVFHARFTTHAYPLHTHDTWTLLIVDDGVIRYDLDRHHHGALGTAVTLLPPDVAHDGRAATSHGFRKRVLYLDTPVLGEDLIGAAVDRPSLADGLLRTRIHQLHESLAEPGDALEAESRLVLVADRLRTHLGKPPSHEPKRGLADDLRDLLDARLPDALTLAEAGETLGAHPAYLVRSFGARFGLPPHRYLTGRRVDRARRLLLDGRPAAEVATAAGFTDQAHLTRHFKRYLGTTPSRYAKTR, from the coding sequence ATGGCGGACGTCGCGGCTTGGCGGCCGGCGGTCCCGGGGATCGCCGAGGTCTTCCACGCGCGCTTCACCACGCACGCCTACCCGCTGCACACGCACGACACGTGGACGCTGCTGATCGTCGACGACGGCGTCATCCGCTACGACCTCGACCGCCACCACCACGGCGCGCTCGGGACGGCGGTGACGCTGCTGCCGCCGGACGTCGCCCACGACGGCCGCGCCGCGACCAGCCACGGCTTCCGCAAACGCGTGCTCTACCTGGACACCCCGGTGCTGGGCGAAGACCTGATCGGCGCGGCGGTCGACCGGCCGAGCCTCGCCGACGGCCTCCTGCGCACCCGCATCCACCAGCTCCACGAGTCACTCGCCGAGCCGGGCGACGCGCTCGAGGCCGAGAGCCGGCTGGTCCTCGTCGCCGATCGCCTGCGCACCCACCTCGGCAAGCCGCCGTCGCACGAGCCGAAGCGAGGCCTCGCCGACGACCTGCGGGACCTCCTGGACGCGCGCCTGCCCGACGCGCTGACGCTGGCCGAAGCGGGCGAGACGCTCGGCGCGCACCCGGCGTACCTGGTCCGCAGTTTCGGGGCGCGGTTCGGCCTGCCGCCGCACCGCTACCTGACCGGCCGCCGGGTGGACCGCGCCCGCCGCCTCCTGCTCGACGGCAGGCCGGCCGCGGAGGTCGCGACGGCGGCCGGGTTCACCGACCAGGCCCACCTGACCCGGCACTTCAAGCGGTACCTCGGCACGACGCCGTCGCGCTACGCGAAAACCCGGTGA
- a CDS encoding DUF2165 domain-containing protein: MGFLAKIGGLRFAVVVLTAMTALQMALIAFGNITDFGTNQAFVQHVLAMDTTFRSPDMMWRAITSPGLQNAAYVVIIAWETLTALVLIAAFVAWLRGSASARRLSTLGWVMWVLLFGVGFLAIGGEWFQMWQSEKWNGLQPALQNFLIATVALVIAHLPAKEST; encoded by the coding sequence ATGGGGTTCCTCGCCAAGATCGGCGGCCTGCGGTTCGCGGTCGTCGTCCTCACCGCCATGACCGCGCTCCAGATGGCGCTGATCGCGTTCGGCAACATCACCGACTTCGGCACCAACCAGGCGTTCGTGCAGCACGTGCTCGCGATGGACACGACGTTCCGCTCGCCGGACATGATGTGGCGCGCCATCACCAGCCCGGGTCTGCAGAACGCGGCCTACGTGGTGATCATCGCGTGGGAGACGCTGACGGCCCTGGTCCTGATCGCGGCGTTCGTGGCGTGGCTGCGCGGGAGCGCCTCGGCCCGGCGCCTGTCGACGCTCGGCTGGGTGATGTGGGTACTGCTGTTCGGCGTCGGCTTCCTCGCCATCGGCGGCGAGTGGTTCCAGATGTGGCAGTCGGAGAAGTGGAACGGGCTGCAGCCGGCGCTGCAGAACTTCCTGATCGCCACGGTGGCGCTGGTCATCGCCCACCTGCCGGCGAAGGAGAGCACGTAG
- a CDS encoding MFS transporter, with amino-acid sequence MSAPAPSRISVLAFGAFGVGTSGYIVAGLLPALTGELHVSATAAAQLVTAFAIAYAVGSPLFAAATGTWERRTLLVAALAVTGAGNLFAALAPGYGSLLVARVVTAVGAAVFTPAASAVAAELTVPERRGRAVAMVFGGLTVALIFGVPLGSLISQHLGYRTAFALVAAFSLASALAVRIALPTVAAPPRVGLAERFAAGRDPRVLVMLAVTVLGCLAAFMVYTFVSPLLAATAGVHGTTVTVLLFCYGVGGAIGNFAAGRATDRWGSRTPLLVVTAVLTVVLALLPIATTTPITAGVALFVWGVATWSFSPPVQHRLIELSPGHAGLVLSLNASAIYLGVGLSGVAGGAVLASGGPLLLPEVAAALTLVALLLVGSAWGRVRAPREQVAV; translated from the coding sequence ATGTCCGCACCTGCTCCTTCGAGGATCTCGGTCCTCGCGTTCGGCGCCTTCGGCGTCGGGACCAGTGGCTACATCGTCGCCGGGCTGCTGCCCGCGCTGACCGGTGAGCTGCACGTCTCGGCCACCGCCGCCGCGCAGCTCGTGACCGCGTTCGCCATCGCGTACGCGGTCGGCTCGCCGCTGTTCGCCGCGGCCACCGGCACCTGGGAACGCCGGACGCTGCTGGTCGCCGCGCTCGCCGTCACCGGTGCCGGCAACCTGTTCGCCGCGCTCGCGCCCGGCTACGGCTCCCTGCTGGTCGCCCGGGTGGTGACCGCGGTCGGCGCCGCCGTGTTCACGCCGGCGGCGAGCGCCGTGGCGGCCGAGCTGACCGTGCCGGAACGCCGGGGCCGCGCGGTCGCGATGGTGTTCGGCGGGCTGACGGTCGCGCTCATCTTCGGCGTCCCGCTCGGGAGCCTCATCTCGCAGCACCTCGGCTACCGGACGGCGTTCGCGCTGGTCGCCGCGTTCTCCCTGGCCAGCGCGCTGGCCGTGCGGATCGCACTGCCCACGGTCGCGGCGCCCCCGCGGGTGGGCCTGGCCGAGCGGTTCGCCGCGGGCCGCGACCCGCGCGTGCTCGTCATGCTGGCCGTGACGGTTCTCGGCTGCCTGGCCGCATTCATGGTCTACACGTTCGTGTCGCCGCTGCTGGCCGCGACCGCGGGCGTGCACGGCACGACCGTGACGGTGCTGCTGTTCTGTTACGGCGTCGGCGGCGCGATCGGCAACTTCGCCGCCGGCCGCGCCACCGACCGCTGGGGTTCGCGTACGCCGCTGCTGGTCGTGACGGCCGTTCTCACCGTCGTGCTGGCGTTGTTGCCGATCGCGACGACGACGCCGATCACGGCGGGTGTCGCGCTGTTCGTGTGGGGCGTGGCGACCTGGTCGTTCAGCCCGCCGGTGCAGCACCGCCTGATCGAGCTGTCCCCGGGCCACGCGGGCCTGGTGCTCTCCCTCAACGCGTCCGCGATCTACCTCGGCGTCGGCCTGTCCGGCGTGGCCGGTGGAGCGGTGCTCGCTTCGGGCGGCCCGCTGCTGCTGCCCGAGGTCGCGGCCGCGCTCACCCTCGTCGCCCTGCTGCTGGTGGGCTCGGCGTGGGGGCGGGTCCGCGCGCCTCGGGAACAGGTCGCCGTCTAG
- a CDS encoding DUF2000 domain-containing protein: MSSFDTKIAVLLRDDLASWQRLNVTAFLVSGIAHVTPELMGEPYADADGTEYLPMFGQPVLVFSGTAAVLTAAHGRALGRGLRFSIFTDELFHTGNDADNRAAVRAVPGEKLALAGLAVHGPKNAVDKILKGASLHR; encoded by the coding sequence ATGAGTTCCTTCGACACGAAGATCGCCGTCCTGCTCCGCGACGACCTGGCGTCCTGGCAGCGGCTGAACGTCACCGCGTTCCTGGTGAGCGGCATCGCGCACGTGACCCCCGAGCTGATGGGCGAGCCCTACGCCGACGCCGACGGCACCGAGTACCTGCCGATGTTCGGCCAGCCGGTGCTGGTCTTCTCCGGGACGGCGGCCGTCCTGACCGCGGCACACGGCCGGGCACTGGGCCGCGGCCTGCGGTTCTCGATCTTCACCGACGAGCTGTTCCACACCGGCAACGACGCCGACAACCGCGCGGCGGTCCGCGCGGTGCCGGGGGAGAAGCTGGCGCTGGCCGGGCTGGCGGTGCACGGGCCGAAGAACGCCGTGGACAAGATCCTCAAGGGCGCTTCGCTGCACCGTTGA
- a CDS encoding NADP-dependent isocitrate dehydrogenase — MAKIKVQGTVVELDGDEMTRIIWQFIKDKLIHPYLDVNLDYYDLGIEERDRTDDQVTIDAANAIKQHGVGVKCATITPDEARVEEFGLKKMWLSPNGTIRNILGGVIFREPIVIQNIPRLVPTWTKPIIIGRHAHGDQYRATNFKVPGPGKLTVTYTPDDGSEPMEFQVAQFPEGGGVAMGMYNFKKSIEDFARASLQYGLDRGLPVYLSTKNTILKAYDGQFKDVFEEIYQNEFKADFDAKGISYEHRLIDDMVAAAMKWEGGYVWACKNYDGDVQSDTVAQGFGSLGLMTSVLRTPDGRTVEAEAAHGTVTRHYRQHQQGKPTSTNPIASIYAWTRGLEHRGKLDGNQELIGFANKLEQVVVETVESGQMTKDLALLISKDQPWQTTEEFLATLDDNLAKKIAQG; from the coding sequence ATGGCCAAGATCAAGGTCCAGGGCACCGTCGTCGAACTCGACGGCGATGAGATGACCCGCATCATCTGGCAGTTCATCAAGGACAAGCTGATCCACCCGTACCTGGACGTGAACCTGGACTACTACGACCTGGGCATCGAGGAGCGGGACCGCACCGACGACCAGGTCACCATCGACGCCGCCAACGCCATCAAGCAGCACGGCGTCGGCGTCAAGTGCGCCACGATCACCCCGGACGAGGCGCGGGTCGAGGAGTTCGGCCTCAAGAAGATGTGGCTGTCCCCGAACGGGACCATCCGCAACATCCTCGGTGGCGTGATCTTCCGCGAGCCGATCGTCATCCAGAACATCCCGCGGCTGGTGCCGACGTGGACGAAGCCGATCATCATCGGCCGCCACGCCCACGGCGACCAGTACCGCGCGACCAACTTCAAGGTGCCGGGCCCGGGCAAGCTGACCGTGACCTACACCCCGGACGACGGCTCCGAGCCGATGGAGTTCCAGGTCGCGCAGTTCCCCGAGGGCGGCGGCGTCGCCATGGGGATGTACAACTTCAAGAAGTCCATCGAGGACTTCGCGCGCGCCTCGCTCCAGTACGGCCTCGACCGCGGCCTGCCGGTGTACCTCTCCACCAAGAACACGATCCTCAAGGCCTACGACGGCCAGTTCAAGGACGTGTTCGAGGAGATCTACCAGAACGAGTTCAAGGCCGATTTCGACGCCAAGGGCATCTCCTACGAGCACCGCCTGATCGACGACATGGTCGCCGCGGCGATGAAGTGGGAGGGCGGCTACGTCTGGGCGTGCAAGAACTACGACGGTGACGTCCAGTCCGACACGGTCGCGCAGGGCTTCGGCTCGCTCGGCCTGATGACGTCGGTGCTGCGCACCCCGGACGGCCGGACCGTCGAGGCCGAGGCCGCGCACGGCACGGTCACCCGGCACTACCGCCAGCACCAGCAGGGCAAGCCGACGTCGACCAACCCGATCGCGTCGATCTACGCCTGGACCCGCGGCCTCGAGCACCGCGGCAAGCTGGACGGCAACCAGGAGCTGATCGGCTTCGCCAACAAGCTGGAGCAGGTCGTCGTCGAGACCGTCGAGAGCGGCCAGATGACGAAGGACCTCGCGCTGCTGATCAGCAAGGACCAGCCGTGGCAGACGACCGAGGAGTTCCTCGCGACGCTGGACGACAACCTGGCGAAGAAGATCGCCCAGGGCTGA
- a CDS encoding chitinase, translating to MAITRYLKRAAVAMSALAAAVTLAAPASAASFVVSEAQFDQMFPGRNAFYTYSGLTAALSAYPGFANTGDDTVQKQEAAAFLANVSHETGGLVYVVEQNTANYPHYCDTSQPYGCPAGTAAYYGRGPIQLSWNFNYKAAGDALGIDLLGNPYLVEQDAAVAWQTGLWYWNTQSGPGTMTPHDAMVDQRGFGETIRSINGSIECNGGNPAQVQSRIDLYTRFAGILGVPTGGNLSC from the coding sequence ATGGCGATCACCCGCTACCTCAAGCGCGCCGCAGTGGCGATGAGCGCGCTCGCCGCGGCCGTCACGCTGGCCGCCCCGGCGTCCGCCGCGTCCTTTGTGGTCAGTGAAGCCCAGTTCGACCAGATGTTCCCCGGCCGCAACGCTTTCTACACCTACAGCGGCCTCACCGCGGCACTGTCGGCGTACCCCGGCTTCGCGAACACCGGCGACGACACCGTCCAGAAGCAGGAAGCCGCCGCGTTCCTCGCGAACGTCAGCCACGAAACCGGCGGGCTGGTGTACGTCGTGGAGCAGAACACCGCGAACTACCCGCACTACTGCGACACGAGCCAGCCGTACGGCTGCCCGGCGGGCACCGCGGCGTACTACGGCCGCGGCCCGATCCAGCTCAGCTGGAACTTCAACTACAAGGCGGCAGGCGACGCGCTCGGCATCGACCTGCTCGGCAACCCCTACCTCGTCGAGCAGGACGCGGCCGTCGCGTGGCAGACGGGGCTCTGGTACTGGAACACCCAGAGCGGCCCGGGCACGATGACGCCGCACGACGCGATGGTCGACCAGCGTGGCTTCGGCGAGACCATCCGCAGCATCAACGGCTCGATCGAGTGCAACGGCGGCAACCCGGCCCAGGTGCAGAGCCGGATCGACTTGTACACGCGGTTCGCCGGCATCCTCGGCGTCCCGACCGGCGGCAACCTCTCCTGCTGA